One genomic segment of Theobroma cacao cultivar B97-61/B2 chromosome 6, Criollo_cocoa_genome_V2, whole genome shotgun sequence includes these proteins:
- the LOC108662587 gene encoding pre-mRNA-splicing factor syf1-like yields the protein MLILTSIFPHFYRAPADALNPLYLQFAKPEEDYGLAKRAMEVYDQATKAVPNHEKLGMYEIYIARAAGISGVPKTREIYEQAIESGLPDKDTKTMCLRYAESENSLGEIDCARGIYVFASQFADPCPDADFWDEWRGFEVQHGNGDTFTECFCKIRARHIQ from the exons ATGCTGATTTTAACATCAATTTTTCCTCATTTTTACCGGGCACCTGCAGATGCGTTAAACCCCCTGTATCTTCAATTTGCAAAGCCGGAGGAGGATTATGGGCTTGCAAAGCGAGCTATGGAGGTATATGATCAAGCAACGAAGGCTGTTCCAAATCACGAAAAGCTTGGCATGTATGAGATTTACATTGCCCGTGCAGCTGGAATCTCTGGTGTTCCAAAAACGAGAGAAATTTATGAGCAGGCAATAGAGTCTGGTCTTCCAGATAAAGACACGAAGACAATGTGTTTGAGATACGCAGAGTCAGAAAATAGCTTAGGAGAAATTGATTGTGCTCGTGGAATATATGTATTTGCATCTCAGTTTGCAGACCCATGCCCTGACGCTGATTTTTGGGATGAATGGCGAGGGTTTGAGGTGCAACATGGAAATGGAGATACCTTCACGGAGTGTTTCTGCAAGATAAGAGCCAG GCACATCCAATGA
- the LOC18596941 gene encoding pre-mRNA-splicing factor SYF1, which translates to MSLPKELYPSQDDLLYEEELLRNPFSLKLWWRYLIARSDAPFKKRFIIYERALKALPGSYKLWHAYLRERLEIVRNLPVTHPQYETLNNTFERALVTMHKMPRIWIMYLLTLTEQKLISKTRKTFDRALCALPVTQHDRIWEPYLVFVSQKGIPIETSLRVYRRYLKYDPSHIEDFIEFLVNSSLWQEAAERLASVLNDDQFYSIKGKTKHRLWLELCDLLTTHATEVSGLNVDAIIRGGIRKFTDEVGRLWTSLADYYIRRNLFEKARDIFEEGMTTVVTVRDFSVIFDAYSQFEESMVALKMESIDLSDEEEDDDVEEDEHEEDIRLDIDLCKSKSKFEKHIFKGFWLHDDKDVDLRLARLEHLMNRRPELANSVLLRQNPHNVEQWHRRVKLFEGKPTKQILTYTEAVRTIDPMKAVGKPHTLWVAFAKLYETYKDLANARVIFDKAVQVNYKTVDHLASVWAEWAEMELRHKNFKGALELMRRATAEPSVEVKRRVAADGNEPVQMKLHKSLRLWTFYVDLEESLGTLESTRAVYERILDLRIATPQIIINYAFLLEENKYFEDAFKVYERGVKIFKYPHVKDIWVTYLSKFVKRYGKTKLERARELFEHAVETAPADAVKPLYLQYAKLEEDYGLAKRAMKVYDQATKAVPNNEKLGMYEIYIARAAEIFGVPKTREIYEQAIESALPDKDVKTMCLKYAELEKSLGEIDRARGIYVFASQFADPRSDADFWDKWREFEVQHGNEDTFREMLRIKRSVSASYSQTHFILPEYLMQKDQNIDEAKEKLKQAGISEDEMATLERQLLPAANDSSREVGFVSAGVESQADGGMKTTANHEDIELPEESDSEDEERVEIAQKDVPSAVFGGLVRKREDSDKDGGGGDVSAANDKDGESRLGALERIKRQKRA; encoded by the exons ATGTCGCTGCCAAAGGAGCTATATCCATCCCAAGATGATCTTCTCTACGAAGAAGAACTTTTGAGAAACCCATTCAGTTTAAAGCTGTGGTGGAGGTATCTAATAGCTAGATCAGATGCTCCTTTCAagaaaagatttataatttatgaacGAGCTTTGAAAGCTTTACCGGGTAGTTACAAGCTTTGGCATGCTTATTTGCGGGAACGTCTTGAAATTGTTCGGAATTTGCCCGTCACTCACCCTCAGTATGAAACCCTTAACAATACGTTCGAGAGAGCGCTTGTTACAATGCATAAGATGCCTAGGATTTGGATAATGTACTTGTTGACATTAACGGAACAGAAGTTGATTAGTAAGACACGTAAGACGTTTGATAGGGCGCTCTGTGCTTTACCAGTGACTCAACATGATAGGATTTGGGAGCCTTATTTGGTTTTTGTGAGTCAAAAGGGTATCCCCATTGAGACGTCTCTTAGGGTTTACAGGAGGTATTTGAAGTATGATCCTAGTCATATTGAGGATTTTATTGAGTTTTTGGTGAATTCAAGTCTGTGGCAAGAAGCAGCTGAGAGGTTAGCATCTGTTTTGAATGATGATCAGTTTTATTCGATAAAGGGTAAAACTAAGCATAGATTGTGGTTGGAGTTGTGTGATTTGCTAACAACGCATGCCACAGAGGTCTCGGGGCTCAATGTGGATGCAATAATCAGGGGTGGGATTAGGAAGTTTACCGATGAAGTTGGGAGACTTTGGACTTCTCTTGCTGATTATTACATCAGAAGAAATCTGTTTGAGAAGGCCAGGGATATTTTTGAGGAGGGAATGACAACAGTGGTTACGGTTAGGGACTTCAGTGTCATTTTTGATGCTTATTCACAATTTGAAGAGAGCATGGTGGCTCTCAAGATGGAGAGCATTGATTTGAGCGATGAGGAAGAGGATGATGATGTTGAGGAGGATGAACACGAAGAAGACATCCGTTTGGACATTGATCTGTGCAAGTCAAAATCCAAGTTTGAGAAGCATATATTTAAAGGGTTTTGGTTACATGATGATAAGGATGTAGATTTGAGGCTGGCTCGGTTAGAGCATTTGATGAATAGAAGGCCAGAACTGGCTAATAGTGTCCTTCTGCGCCAGAATCCACATAATGTGGAGCAATGGCATCGTAGGGTCAAGTTATTTGAGGGGAAGCCCACCAAGCAAATATTGACATACACGGAGGCAGTTAGGACAATTGACCCAATGAAAGCTGTCGGGAAACCCCATACTCTGTGGGTGGCTTTTGCGAAGCTTTATGAGACTTACAAAGATCTGGCCAATGCTCGTGTCATTTTCGATAAAGCTGTCCAAGTAAATTACAAGACTGTTGATCACCTGGCAAGTGTATGGGCTGAGTGGGCAGAGATGGAACTGAGGCACAAGAATTTCAAAGGTGCACTTGAGCTGATGAGACGTGCCACAGCTGAGCCTTCTGTTGAGGTCAAACGTAGAG TTGCTGCTGATGGAAATGAACCTGTTCAGATGAAGCTCCATAAATCCTTAAGGCTCTGGACATTCTATGTGGACTTGGAAGAAAGCCTGGGTACTTTGGAGTCAACACGAGCAGTCTATGAGAGAATACTAGATCTAAGAATAGCTACACCGCAAATTATTATAAACTATGCATTTTTGTTAGAG GAgaacaaatattttgaagacGCTTTCAAAGTGTATGAAAGAGGTGTCAAGATATTCAAGTATCCTCATGTGAAGGATATATGGGTCACATATCTGTCAAAGTTCGTAAAGAGATATGGGAAAACAAAACTGGAACGAGCAAGGGAGCTTTTTGAGCATGCTGTTGAAACA GCACCTGCAGATGCAGTAAAACCCCTGTATCTTCAATATGCAAAGTTGGAGGAGGATTATGGGCTTGCAAAGCGAGCTATGAAGGTCTATGATCAAGCAACTAAGGCTGttccaaataatgaaaagCTTGGCATGTATGAGATTTACATTGCTCGTGCAGCTGAAATCTTTGGTGTTCCAAAAACAAGAGAAATTTATGAGCAGGCAATAGAGTCTGCTCTTCCTGATAAAGACGTGAAGACAATGTGTTTGAAATATGCAGAGTTAGAAAAGAGCTTAGGAGAAATTGATCGTGCTCGTGGAATATACGTATTTGCATCTCAGTTTGCAGATCCACGCTCTGATGCtgatttttgggataaatggcGAGAGTTTGAGGTGCAACATGGAAATGAAGATACCTTCAGAGAAATGTTGCGGATTAAACGGAGTGTTTCTGCAAGTTATAGCCAG ACACACTTCATTCTACCAGAGTATCTGATGCAGAAGGATCAGAACATCGATGAAGCtaaggaaaaattgaaacaggCTGGTATCTCTGAGGATGAAATGGCTACTCTTGAGAGGCAGTTGTTACCTGCAGCAAATGACAGCTCTAGAGAAGTAGGCTTTGTGAGTGCTGGAGTCGAGTCACAGGCAGATGGAGGGATGAAAACAACAGCAAATCATGAAGATATTGAGTTGCCTGAAGAAAGTGATTctgaagatgaagaaagagTTGAAATTGCACAAAAAGACGTTCCATCTGCCGTGTTTGGAGGTCTTGTACGGAAGAGAGAAGACAGTGACAAAGATGGAGGTGGAGGTGATGTCTCAGCTGCCAACGACAAAGATGGTGAGAGCCGTCTGGGCGCACTTGAGCGAATTAAAAGGCAGAAGCGAGCTTAA
- the LOC18596942 gene encoding vacuolar protein sorting-associated protein 28 homolog 2 produces the protein MEVKLWNDKREREMYENFAELYAIIKATEKLEKAYVRDIITSSEYETECQKLIAHFKTLASTLKDTVPSIERFADTYKMDCPAAINRLVTSGVPATVEHRAAAAASATTSAAIVAECVQNFITAMDSLKLNMVAVDQVHPLLSDLSASLNKLSILPPDFEGKTKMKEWISRLSKMGAADELTEQQARQLHFDLESSYNSFMAALPNAGT, from the coding sequence ATGGAGGTTAAGCTATGGAACGACAAGCGCGAGAGAGAAATGTACGAGAATTTTGCTGAGCTTTATGCCATTATCAAAGCAACAGAGAAGCTTGAGAAGGCTTATGTGAGGGATATCATTACATCATCTGAATATGAAACTGAGTGCCAAAAGCTTATTGCCCATTTCAAAACCTTAGCTTCCACGCTGAAAGACACGGTCCCTAGCATTGAACGCTTTGCTGATACGTATAAAATGGACTGCCCGGCTGCTATAAATCGGCTGGTGACCTCTGGGGTGCCTGCCACTGTGGAGCACCGGGCTGCTGCAGCTGCTTCTGCTACTACCTCAGCTGCCATTGTGGCTGAATGTGTGCAGAATTTTATTACTGCCATGGATTCATTGAAACTCAATATGGTGGCGGTTGATCAAGTGCATCCTCTCTTATCTGACCTCTCAGCATCACTTAATAAGCTTAGTATTTTGCCCCCTGATTTCGAGGGGAAGACAAAGATGAAGGAATGGATTTCAAGGTTGTCGAAGATGGGGGCAGCAGATGAGTTAACAGAGCAGCAAGCTAGGCAGCTCCACTTTGACTTGGAATCTTCATATAATTCATTTATGGCAGCTTTGCCTAATGCTGGTACTTGA
- the LOC18596943 gene encoding syntaxin-124: MNDLISSSFKKYTDLKQQAYLDDMEAGNESVNLDKFFEDVENVKEDMKNVERLYKALQDANEESKTVHNAKTMKQLRARMDTDVEQVLKRVKIIKGKLEALERSNAASRSIPGCGPGSSADRTRTSVVSGLGKKLKVLMDDFQGLRSRMQSEYKETVERRYFTITGQKADEDTIENLISSGESESFLQRAIQEQGRGQIMDTISEIQERHDAVKEIEKNLIELHQIFLDMAALVEAQGHQLNDIESHVAHASSFVRRGTENLQEAREYQKNSRKWTCIAILAAAVLIFVLLFPLLPTIINLL; encoded by the coding sequence atgaatgatttgatCTCGAGTTCGTTCAAGAAATACACAGACCTGAAGCAACAGGCCTACCTGGACGACATGGAAGCTGGGAATGAGAGTGTTAATCTCGATAAATTCTTTGAAGATGTGGAGAATGTGAAGGAAGACATGAAGAATGTGGAACGGCTGTACAAGGCATTACAGGACGCCAATGAAGAGAGCAAAACCGTGCACAATGCGAAGACCATGAAGCAACTACGTGCCCGAATGGACACGGACGTTGAGCAGGTCCTTAAAAGAGTCAAAATCATCAAGGGGAAGCTTGAAGCTTTAGAACGTTCCAATGCAGCTAGTCGAAGCATTCCAGGTTGTGGTCCTGGATCGTCTGCGGATAGAACCAGAACCTCAGTGGTTAGTGGCTTAGGAAAGAAACTGAAGGTTTTGATGGATGATTTTCAAGGATTGAGGTCAAGAATGCAATCAGAATATAAAGAAACAGTGGAACGCAGGTATTTTACCATCACAGGGCAGAAGGCTGATGAAGACACGATTGAGAATTTGATATCGAGTGGTGAAAGCGAAAGCTTCCTGCAAAGGGCCATCCAGGAACAAGGAAGAGGTCAGATTATGGATACCATATCCGAAATTCAAGAAAGGCATGATGCTGTTAAGGAGATAGAGAAGAACTTGATCGAACTCCATCAGATATTCCTGGACATGGCTGCCCTTGTGGAAGCTCAGGGTCACCAACTCAACGACATCGAAAGCCATGTTGCTCATGCTAGTTCCTTTGTCAGACGAGGTACTGAAAACCTTCAGGAGGCTAGGGAATATCAGAAGAACTCAAGGAAGTGGACGTGTATTGCAATACTTGCTGCTGCTGTCCTCATTTTTGTCCTCCTTTTCCCACTCTTACCAACAATTATAAATCTCTTGTAG
- the LOC18596944 gene encoding B3 domain-containing protein Os07g0563300: MTSTSGAASSSKICFNSDCKDLKSERARKGWRLRTGELAELCDRCASAFEEGRFCDTFHLNASGWRSCESCGKRVHCGCIVSVYAFTLLDAGGIECLACARKNVVLGSNSSWPPSLLFHPPLSERLKDYSAKGWSQLAGSGPVPWRQAPSLFNSPISQPEWHSKVCYEVDLSTGIDRLNADRLSTPSLEKKKIEDFSERLMNGTLKLGTRDIHENGNAGINCEEQPGSCLTKSQQPSLKEEPSNPPLGISVPYTSPDEANGQIGVSGPHLRPNPPPPLAKQFHSNLHNGLDSSGETQIRNGRPRPDGRGRNQLFPRYWPRFTDQDLQQISGDSNSVITPLFEKMLSASDAGRIGRLVLPKKCAEAYFPPISQPEGLPLKVQDSKGKEWIFQFRFWPNNNSRMYVLEGVTPCIQNMQLQAGDVVTFSRLEPGGKLVMGCRKASTASASEQDNEAKNSNGVSTHGDAELADPTSWSKVDKSGYIAKEALGTKLAVSRKRKNSTLGTKSKRLRIDNEDLIELKLTWEEAQGLLRPPPNHVPSVVVIEGFEFEEYEDAPILGKPTIFATDNSGEKIQWAQCEDCFKWRRLPSSALLPSKWTCASNSWDPERSFCSVTQELTAEQLEDLLPHCNPAASKKMKAAKQEPENVDALEGLDTLANLAILGEGEALPASSQATTKHPRHRPGCSCIVCIQPPSGKGPKHKQTCTCNVCQTVKRRFRTLMLRREKKQSQKEAETTRKKQQPSLPDKLLDDDPLPSTNAGNSSPTPKKLVSEGSDDDPNRIKSSTSPFKGQIDLNIQPEREEELSPGSDSGSMMRLLQDATERYLRQQRMLSSGVNSDSTVTQAQSGGGTEGEKTSSSVNLGASHQDADRDHSAVFSIKSSAPTSATG, translated from the exons ATGACGTCGACGTCGGGAGCAGCTTCGTCTTCTAAGATTTGCTTCAATTCGGACTGTAAGGACTTGAAATCGGAAAGAGCGAGGAAGGGATGGCGGTTGCGAACGGGAGAGTTGGCTGAGCTATGTGATCGATGCGC TTCTGCTTTTGAGGAGGGAAGATTTTGTGATACTTTTCACTTAAATGCTTCTGGTTGGAGGAGCTGCGAGTCATGTGGGAAG CGGGTCCATTGCGGATGCATTGTTTCTGTTTACGCATTTACCTTGTTGGATGCTGGAGGAATAGAGTGCTTAGCGTGTGCGAGGAAAAATGTTGTTTTG GGATCAAATTCTTCATGGCCACCTTCTTTGCTTTTCCACCCACCTTTGTCTGAGAGATTAAAAGACTATTCTGCTAAAGGTTGGAGTCAGCTAGCTGGTTCTGGTCCTGTACCTTGGCGGCAAGCTCCCAGTTTGTTCAATTCTCCAATTTCTCAGCCTGAGTGGCATTCTAAAGTGTGCTATGAAGTTGACTTATCCACTGGCATTGACAGACTAAATGCCGACAGATTATCTACTCCTTCcctggaaaagaagaaaattgaggactttTCTGAAAGGTTAATGAATGGAACTTTGAAGCTTGGGACACGGGATATACATGAGAACGGAAATGCAG GAATTAATTGTGAGGAGCAGCCTGGTTCATGTTTAACTAAATCTCAGCAGCCTTCTCTGAAGGAGGAGCCATCTAATCCACCATTGGGGATATCTGTGCCTTATACATCTCCAGATGAAGCAAATGGTCAAATTGGGGTTTCTGGCCCTCATCTGCGACCAAACCCCCCACCCCCGCTGGCCAAGCAATTTCATAGTAATTTACATAATGGGCTTGACTCATCTGGTGAAACTCAGATTCGTAATGGGAGACCTCGACCAGATGGCCGTGGAAGGAATCAATTATTTCCTCGTTATTGGCCTAGGTTTACTGACCAAGACCTGCAGCAAATATCTGGAGA TTCAAATTCTGTAATTACACCTTTGTTTGAGAAAATGTTGAGTGCTAGTGATGCTGGGCGAATTGGACGTCTAGTGCTGCCAAAAAAATGTGCAGAG GCCTATTTCCCACCAATATCTCAGCCAGAAGGTTTACCTCTTAAAGTTCAAGATTCAAAAGGAAAGGAATGGATATTTCAGTTCCGCTTCTGGCCCAACAATAATAGCAGAATGTATGTTTTAGAAGGGGTTACTCCTTGCATACAGAACATGCAATTGCAAGCGGGCGACGTAG TAACATTTAGTCGGTTAGAGCCTGGAGGGAAGCTGGTCATGGGTTGCAGAAAGGCTTCAACTGCTTCAGCATCTGAGCAG GACAATGAAGCCAAAAATAGTAATGGAGTTTCTACGCATGGAGAT GCTGAACTGGCAGATCCTACCTCATGGTCAAAAGTTGACAAGTCAGGATACATAGCAAAGGAAGCATTAGGAACCAAACTAGCAGTTTCTAGAAAGAGGAAGAATAGCACACTGGGTACAAAGAGTAAGCGCCTAAGAATTGATAATGAAGACCTGATAGAGCTGAAACTAACATGGGAAGAAGCTCAAGGGCTTCTCCGCCCCCCTCCTAATCATGTACCCAGTGTTGTAGTGATTGAAGGTTTTGAGTTTGAAGAATATGAG GATGCACCGATTCTTGGGAAGCCAACAATATTTGCAACTGATAATTCAGG GGAAAAGATTCAGTGGGCTCAATGCGAAGATTGTTTTAAGTGGCGCAGATTGCCTTCCAGTGCTCTTCTTCCTTCCAAGTGGACATGTGCCAGTAACTCATGGGATCCAGAAAG GTCTTTTTGTTCGGTCACTCAAGAATTGACAGCAGAACAACTGGAAGATCTGCTGCCACACTGTAATCCAG CTGCTTCTAAGAAAATGAAGGCTGCTAAACAGGAACCAGAGAATGTAGATGCTTTAGAGGGGCTTGACACTCTTGCCAACCTAGCCATCTTGGGAGAAGGTGAGGCTCTGCCTGCTTCATCTCAGGCAACCACGAAGCACCCCCGGCATAGACCTGGCTGCTCATGTATTGTATGCATTCAGCCCCCAAGTGGGAAGGGCCCCAAACACAAGCAGACATGTACTTGTAATGTCTGCCAAACAGTGAAGAGACGCTTCCGCACCCTCATGCTGCGGCGTGAGAAGAAACAGTCACAGAAAGAAGCCGAAACTACACGCAAGAAGCAGCAACCTTCATTGCCTGATAAACTATTGGATGATGACCCTCTCCCTAGCACTAATGCAGGAAATAGCAGTCCAACCCCGAAAAAGCTCGTCAGTGAGGGTTCAGATGATGATCCTAACAGGATAAAATCCTCAACTTCACCTTTTAAAGGCCAAATTGATTTGAATATCCAGCCGGAGCGAGAAGAAGAGCTGTCACCTGGTTCAGATTCTGGCAGCATGATGAGATTGCTGCAAGATGCCACTGAGAGGTACCTCAGGCAGCAAAGGATGTTGAGCTCTGGTGTCAATAGTGATTCAACAGTTACTCAGGCACAATCCGGTGGAGGTACAGAAGGAGAAAAGACCAGCAGCAGTGTCAATCTTGGAGCCAGTCATCAAGATGCGGACAGGGACCACTCTGCAGTTTTCTCTATTAAATCGTCTGCACCCACATCAGCCACTGGGTAG